TGGAGAAATATATGAATTACATTGCCGTTGCAAGAAGAGAATACGATGAGATTGCGAAGAAAGAAGTACAAAAAGCCTTTGTTTATTCATATGAAGAATCAGCTAAAACGTTGATGGATAACTATTTGGATAACGTGGAAGCATACTGCAATAAGAATAAATTGCGCGATCCGCTTACTGGAGAGGAAATGAGTCCAGACGAAAAGCTGATGCGTTCGATTGAGGAACAAATTGGAATCTCGGAGAATGCGAAAAAAGCATTTCGAGAGGAAATTCTTATTAGACTTTCTGCATATGCGAGAAAAGGAAAGCGATTTGATTATAATTCACATGAACGCTTACGTGAAGCTATCCAAAAGAAACTATTTGCAGATCTAAAGGATGTCGTAAAAATTACAACATCCTCGAAAACTCCAGATGAATCACAACTGAAAAAAATCAATGAAGTCATTGCACGTCTCATCGATGAACATGGTTATAATTCTGTGTCTGCAAACGAATTACTGCGCTATGTTGGTAGTTTGCTAAATCGATAATGTGTAAAAAAATGCGTACAGGGCTGACTTAATGTTAGTCCTGTTTTTCTCTTTTAAAAAAGGCGCTTTTTAATGTAGATATACGCTTGTTCTTTCTGATTTTATACTAGATTTCTTTATTTTGTGGCAATAACTTGTTTCTCTTTGCATAGTATAAAAGAAAGTATAATTTAATAATAAGAGATTGAAAATTCAAATAGGAGAGGATTCAAATGACTGAAGAAAATGAGCATAACTTTGTTGTCTCCCAGGAAAACTGGTCTCTCCATCGGAAAGGTTATCAAGATCAGCAGCGTCATATTGATAAAGTGAAAGATGCAATAAAAAATAACTTACCAGATCTTATCAGTGAAGAGAATATTATCATGTCCAATGGGAAGGACGTCATTAAAATTCCGATCCGATCATTAGATGAATATAAAATACGCTATAACTATGATAAATCAAAACATGTAGGGCAAGGAAATGGCGATTCCGAAGTAGGGGATGTGATTGCTCGTGATCCGAATGCTGACGGTAACGGGCAAAAAGGTCAAGGAAGTGGCAAGAAGGCAGGAGAGAGTCCTGGAACAGACTATTATGAAACAGAAGTATCAATTGAAGAAATAGAAAATGCACTATTTCCAGATTTAGAGCTTCCAAACCTAAAACAGAAAGAACCAGCAGAAATAACAACAGAAAAAATTGAATTTAATGATGTCCGCAAAAAAGGGTTAATGGGAAATGTGGATAAAAAGCGAACGATTTTAACAGCTTTAAAACGCAATGCAAGAGAAGGAGAAGCGAAAATTACTCCAATTTATAATGAAGATTTACGTTTTAAAACTTGGAATGAAGTGATTAAACGAGAATCCAAAGCAGTTGTCATCGCAATGATGGACACGAGTGCATCGATGGGAAATTTTGAAAAGTACATGGCTCGGAGCTTTTTCTTCTGGATGAACCGTTTCTTGCGTACAAAATATGAAACAGTGGAATTTGCATTTATTGCACACCATACAGAAGCAAAAGTAGTTTCTGAGGAAGCATTCTTCTCCAAGGGAGAGAGCGGTGGAACAATCTGCTCGTCTGCCTATAAAAAAGCGTTAGAGCTAATAGAAGACAAATTTAGTCCATCCCGTTATAATATCTATCCATTTCATTTTTCAGATGGAGAAAATATTAGCTCTGACAATGCGTCATGTATCAAGCTTGTAAAAGAAATCATGGATGTTTCCAATATGTTTGGCTATGGTGAAGTAAATGGATATAATCGTTATTCGACATTAATGAATGCATATAAAAATATTGATGATCCAAAATTCCGTTATTACGTGTTAAAGGAAAAAGGCGATGTTTATCATGCGATGAAAAGCTTTTTTCAAAAAGGAGCAGCCACTGTATAAACATGTGTCCGGGTTGTCGGACATTTTTTGGCAGCATAAGAAAGTTTATACTTTCTTATGCTGCATATGTGCAACGAATGCATTTGCCTAAATACTTGCACTCCAAAATATAAGGGATTGTAGAAAAGCAAAGAATGTTTACGTCAAAATCCCTTAACGAACGCCAAGTCTAATCGAACATATCATAAACTGTATAAAGCATTTGTGGGGGGATGAATTTGATACAATCAAAAGAGCTTAGCATTGCAATTGAAGAAATCACAGAAATTGCATCTGGTTTTGGGCTTGATTTTTACCCAATGCGTTATGAGATTTGCCCAGCTGATATTATTTATACATTTGGAGCATATGGGATGCCAACCCGATTTACGCATTGGAGCTTTGGAAAGCAATTTCACAAAATGAAGCTGCAATATGACCTTGGTCTAAGTCAAATTTATGAGCTTGTCATTAACTCTAATCCATGCTATGCCTTTTTGCTTGATACAAATACTCTGATCCAAAATAAACTGATTATCGCTCATGTACTTGCTCATTGTGATTTTTTCAAAAATAATGTGCGTTTTTCCAACACGAGAAGAGATATGGTTGAGAGCATGACAGCGACAGCTGAACGGATTGCTGATTACGAGATGCAGTATGGAAAAGATGAGGTCGAGAGTTTCTTAGACGCCATCCTTTCGATTCAAGAACATATCGATCCATCGATTATTCGATCCAAACTACCAGCAGCAGAAGATGACAATGTGGAAGAAGAGCAATCGATAAGAGGTCCATATGATGATCTATGGGGTTTAGATGAGAAACGAGCTGATTCAAAACCGAAAGCTAGAAAACGGATTAAAAAGCTGCCGCCAAAGCCTGAAAAGGACTTATTATTATTTATTGAAGAGCATAGTCGTGAACTGGAGCATTGGCAGCGGGATATTTTAACGATGATGCGTGAAGAAATGCTCTATTTCTGGCCGCAGTTAGAAACCAAAATTATGAACGAAGGATGGGCTTCGTATTGGCATCAGCGCATTTTACGGGAAATGGATTTAACAAGCGATGAGACAATTGAGTTTTCCAAGCTAAACGCTGGGGTTGTTCAGCCATCACGTACTTCCATTAATCCTTATTATCTAGGAATAAAGATTTTCGAAGATATTGAAGAACGTTATAATAATCCGACAGAGGAAATGCAACGTCAAGGCTATAAGCCAAACGCAGGAAGGGAGAAAATTTTTGAAGTTCGGGAGATTGAATCGGATATTTCCTTTATCCGCAATTACTTAACGAAGGAACTTGTTGAACGTGAAGATATGTATTTATTTGAGAAAAAGGGCAGAGATTACCGCATTACACAGAAGGATTATGAACAGGTGAGGGATCAGCTTATATCGATTCGGGTAAATGGTGGGTTTCCTTACATTGTTGTTGAAAACGGTGATTATTTGCGTAATGGTGAATTATATCTTGTTCATGGGTATGAAGGAACTGAATTGGATATCCGCTATTTGGAACATGTTCTACCATATATCTATCAGCTGTGGGGACGTCCAGTTCATATGGAAACGGTTATTGAAGGAAGAGACACAGTTTTTACTTATGATGGTAAAGAAGTCACAAAACGAGGGAAGTAGAATTGCTAGATTGTTTAACAAAATAAAAGCCAGGATTATGCTTGTGCATTCGATAAGAGAGACTTGACTAATCAAGTCTCTTTCTCTATTTATTTCATTCTTAATTATCTAACTCTTTGTTTTCTCATCCATTGTGTAGCTATCCATTTTTCTCCTGCGATTACGGGCGCTCCGCCGTGCAGAGTTTGTTTATTTAAGTTGCCGTCGGAATAAAAATATTCAAAGTACACTGCCATTCCTTTTTTTGGGAAAACAGAAAAATTCAGCTCTGGAAAGTAGGTTTCTCCCCCTTGTTCGATCTCATTTAAGTACATAACGAGCGTGCTGATTCGATTGTTTTCAGATGCTTTGCTCGTAGGTGAAAAATAATCAAAATGAGCTTTATACTCTTGTCCAGGCGTATATTTTAAAATTTGCAGCCCTTCTGCATGTTCGACGGAGACATTCATAATATTGGATACTCTCTTTTCAATAGTAGACAAAATGCTGTGTTCATTGCCTTCAAAAAACATACCGCTGCTTGTCCGAATGTCATTTACTTCCCGTGAATACCCGATTTTTGAACGATGCATGTTATCTTTTGATAATCGAATGAGTACGTCGCACTCTTCATCGCTTAAAACATTCCCTAGTACTACCACGAGCGGTTCTTCTAGACGAGCAACGATATGAATCTCTCGATCTTCTGTTTGAAACCGATTTCCAATATGATGAAAAATAGTTTGTTCGTGTACCTTTGTCAATGTACATCGACTCCTTAGATGAGTTTATTTGCGAAACCAAGCTTTCTAGAGTACTGTTCCATTATTATTATACTATAAACATCTGTTTCTTTATTAAATTTAGACCCTTATTTATAGAGAATATTTCAGAAAAAGGATGCTGTTGCGTTAGGTTATAAAGAGTACAGATTTTTAAATGTGCTTAAAATATAAGGTAGATGCAAACCACGAAGGATAACTTCCAAAGTCAAAAGTGTAGCTGTGTTCCGATGCTGGAAAGGATGTATTAATACGAAGGATATAGAATTGGCAGATTGTATAAAAGAATTCATAACAAAGAGCAGCTAAGAATGCTGCCCTTTATTATGAATTAACCTTGTCTTTTTTTCTAAAATAGTCATACAACGATTTTAAGCTATTCGCATCCAATTCAATATCATTCTCGTATGCATATTTAACAGCATATCCTAAGGCTAGTGTCATTCCTCCGGCGATACTGCCACCAGCAACTGAGCCAGCTCCAGGAACAAATTTAATAACTTGTCGAAATAGAGTTTTGCCGATATTACCCGTGATCGTTGCTATTGTAAGCTCTTTAGCACGTTCTTTAGATAACGGTTTTTCATAAAGCGTTGCAAGCTTAACCAATAGTCCAACTTGAATACCAGTTAATGGTATGAAATCTGAACCTGGTATCGGAGCTGCTCCGACAGCAGTTGCAGAACCTGAAGCAGCAAGGATCCACTTATTGGCTGTTGAAGATTTTTCTTTTACGAGCCTGGCAAATTGAATTTCTTTATGTTTTTTTTTCAGAATATCCATTATTTCGTTTCGAAGCTTATCGATGTTCTCTCCTGTTCGAGAAGAAATTGGAACAACGTTATATTTATTTTTCGTATGTTGTTTTACATATTGGATAAGACTTGGAATGTCATCTGCTGCATCGATTTTGTTTAATACAAAGAGGATATTTTTATTTTCTTTGGAAATCATCTCAAATGATTTCTTTTCCCCCTCTGAAAAAACAGTTCCAGCTGCATTTAAGAAAAATAGGATGACATCTGCATTTTTATAAAATTTCATTGTTTCTTCAGAGTTTTGATGATTAATATCATCAAGACCAGGTGTATCTGCAAAAATGATTTTATCACGATATACATAGCGGTCGATTCCTGTTGTTTCACCAGGCTTCGCGCCAACTAGGGCAACCTCGTCACCGATTATTTGATTAATCGTTGAAGACTTTCCAGTGTTTACATCGCCAATCATAGCAAATAATATCTCTTTATCCAGCTGTGCATTGATTCGATCTGTTTCTTGATTATATGCATTCTCAAATTCTTGTTCGTTAAATTGTGTCAAGATATCACATCCTTGAACATTATTTTACCAGATTAGCGGAGTGGTGACACCTAAAATTAAATTTGCTGATATAAGCACAAACAGTTCTTGTATGTATGATTTAATTTACTTTTTGCTGCAGAAAATATATAAACTTCGAACTAATGCGCAATGAGGGATCGTGCGTTTACCCGCTTCGGAAACACACTACGCTTTTCGCGGGAGACCCGTGAGCCTCTTCGAACTCCGTTCTTCAGAGTCTCACTCTGGCCACGTATCCCGCAGAAGTCTCCGTGTGTTCCCTCCGCTAAAACTGGCTCACCACCTATTATTAGAAGAATACAGTGAACAAGGTCGTTGCTCTAACCAGTTCGGGTGAGTGAAGGGCGGTGACTCCTGCGGGAACAGCACGTGTCTGAAGACTCGTAGGAAGTGGGTTTCTTCCGGAGAGGCTGAAGCCGTGCCCGCGGAAAGCATCCGCCCGAAGCGATCCCGGACGGCGATTATTGCACATACTTGAAGAAAACAGCCGAGAAGTTAGTTCGCAGTTTCTTTCAACTATACACCAAAAAACTGTCGTAAGCTAAGACTGTACGACAGCTTCATTGGTAAGAGTTATTTTTGAAGTCCTTCTAAAATTGTAAGGTTAATCATCCCATCGATGTCATTGCTTGATACATAATCCGCTTCTAAGCTGATGTCTGCCATTTCTTGAATCACTTGCTTATTAACAGAAGTTGTAACCTCCAAGTTATTAAATGCTGCTTCTACTTCGTCGGCATTAAGCTCTTGACCTGTAAGTTCTTTTAAGTGCTCAATAACTAATGCTTGGCTTTCATTAGGATTTTCCTGTATGAATTCCACTGCTCGAAGGTGAGCTTTTAGGTACGACTCTGCCAATGCTTCATTTTCCATAAAATTCTCCGAAGCAGCAACTACTGTATTGGTAGATTCTTTCCCCCATGCAAATTCATCCCAGTCAAGCAGCTTTTGTCCATTTGATTGTGTTTCCAGCACATAGCCCCATGGTTCCTGAGTTGCTGCAGCGTGTACGGAATCCTGTGAGAATAGGGTAGTTGTGTCTGCGGGAGCAGCTGCGTATAACTCAACAGTTCCACCACTTGTAGTCGGTGACAAATTAACCTCTTGCAGTGCTTTTCGAAGCATGACATCTTGTGTGCTTCCAATTACAGGAATAGCAACACGCTTACCATCTAAATCGGCAAGTTCAGTAACACCGCTGTCACTATCAGAAACTAAGACGGCGCCCCCATTAACCGCACCAGATATAATATGGTAGCTCGGATCCTTTACATAAATGTTTAACAGCGGACCAGGTCCAACAGTACCAACATCGATAGCTTCTGTAGCCATTGCTTCCATAAATAACCCGCCATTTGTTACTGTCTTCGTATTTAGCGTAATATCCTCACCAAATTCTTCTTCAAAATAACCTTTCTCTAGACCAACAATTGTTGCAATATGTGTCAGATTTGGAAAGTAGCCAATGGTTACTTCATTTTTTTCACTGTCTCCCGCAGACTCGCCGCATGCTGCTAAGAATACTAGCATTGCTGTAAATACAATGCTTAAAATCGAATTTCTGCTCATTCTTCATCCCTCCAAGTGTATTACAAATTTTCATAGATTCAGAAGTTTTAAGAAGACAATCCCCATTTTTTCTGAACGCTACGATCAAGCTTTGTGAAAACAATATTGTCAATAATCGTTCCGATAATTGCGATAATAATCATTACAGATATTACTAAATCCATTTGACCAAGCGAACGTCCTGTTTCAAGCAAATGCCCAAGTCCACCACCGGCACCTAGTAATTCACCAGCCATTAAAGCGCGCCAGGAAAATGCCCAGGCTAAACGCATACCAGAAATAATTTGTGGGATGGATGCAGGAATAATAACTGTCCGTAAAAGATGAAATCCACTGGATCCAAATGTTTTTGCAACCCGTTGATAGAGGGTAGGCACATTCTTAAATCCACTTGTCGTATTCATTGTCATCGTCCAGGTTGCTCCAATCGTAACAACAAACAAGATTGCAGTTTCTCCAAGGCCAAACCAGACGATTGCTAGTGGCAGCCAGACAATACTTGGAATAGATTGCAATGCAACAACAAGAAATCCAAGTGTATCGTCAACAATTTTAAAACGCCAAATTAAGTAACCAAGAAATAGTCCGAGTGTTGATGCGATAATGAATCCAAAAAGCAGTCGCCCGATACTTCGCAACATGGCTTCAGTTATCTGCCCGCCAGTTATTCCTGTGAAAAGTGTTTCAACCACCTGGAGTACTCCTGGGAACATGAAGTCAGGAACAGGTGAAAGTCTAGATGCCACTTCCCATATCACCGCTAGAATCCCGATGAACAGAACCCGTCTTAAAGCTGTAATCATCTCCAAGCTCCTCCTTTAGCACTTTTTCCATCTCTTCTTCTAATGCAGCAAGAATCTTTTGTTCCAAATTAAGGGTAATACTGTCTGGTGTTATTCCATCTTGCGTTGTTTTTACAGTAAAAGTAGTCTTAATATTTCCGGGCCGTGTTCCCATCACAATTATTTTTTGGGATAGAAGCACTGCTTCACGTATATTATGCGTAACAAATAATACAGTCACTTTTGTTCTTCTCCATATCTCCAGCAATTCGTGATGGAGCGTCATTCTTGTCTGTTCATCCAATGCAGCAAATGGCTCATCCATTAATAATATATCTGGGTCCATCACAAGTGCTCGAGCAATCGATACGCGATGCTTCATTCCACCAGATAGTTGATGTGGATAGGCATCAACATAATTACTCAAATGAACAAGCTTCAGCATTTCTCTCGCTTTCATTTCCGCCTCTTTTTTTGGCATTTTTTTCAACAATAATCCATACATTACATTGTCTAGAACAGTAGCCCAAGGAAAAAGTCCATCTTCTTGAAACACGACGACACGGTCTGGACCTGGCTTATTTACAGATTCTCCAGCCACTTTGATTTTTCCCCTTGTCGCTTTTTCCAGTCCGGAAATTAAATAAAGCAATGTAGACTTTCCGCAACCAGAAGGGCCAACAATCGAAACAAACTGGCCTTTCTCAATGTCAAAGCTTATATTCTCCAAAACCTTCAATTCACTGTTTTTATTATTGCGAAAACTCTTTTCAACACCCTCTAGTGTAAGGTACATTATTTTCACCGCCTCTATATAATCCATAGTAAAATTATAGGTTTTATTATAATATGTAGCCAACAAATAAATTTGTCAACTAAATTTTATTAAAGCGATTTCATTGACAGCATTTTGTTTGGACGGTAAACTTATAGTATGTCTTCAAATAGGGGATGAAAGGGACCAAACAGTTCTAGACGGCGCAGCTTTGAGTATTGAAAAGCAAGCCAACGAGCTTCCGCACGATTTGGTGATATCGATGTTTGAGACAGAACTTGCCAGCAGTTAGTGTAGAAGATATAATGCTCTAAATGTGTTATTTTTACTGGGCTTTTTTCAGCAACCTCTTAGAATAAGAAGGACTTATGTTATAATTATTTTAACTATATACAAAGTGAGGCGAAGCAAAATGAGTAATTCAATGGATCAGAAAAACAGTCAGCTTGGTCAAATTCTTACTGAAATGGGCCGTGTAATGGTTGCGTTTTCGGGTGGGGTGGACAGTTCATTTCTATTAAAGCGTGCCCAACAGGAATTAGGTGACAATGTGCTTGCGGTAGTAGTTGCATCTGAGCTTTTCCGTCAAGAGGAATTCGATGGAGCAGTAGAACTTGCTGAAAAAATGGGTGTACGTGTTCTAAAAACAGAAATGAAAGAATTAGATAATCCAGCAATTGTGGCAAATACGCCAGACAGCTGGTACCAAAGTAAAAAAATGCTTTACATGAAGCTAAACGATTTAGCTGAAGAACTAGGTTATCCATATGTATTGGATGGCATGATTATGGATGATATGGATGATTTTCGACCAGGCTTGAAAGCGAGAACAGAGGAAGGCGCACGTAGTGTCTTACAGGAAGCTGGTCTTTATAAAAATGAAATTCGGGAACTATCCAAGCAATTGGAAGTACCTGTATGGAATAAGCCAGCGTCTTGCAGTTTAGCATCCCGATTCCCGTACGGAACAGAAATTAATCGTCAAAAAATCAGCCAAGTAAATGAAGCAGAGCTTTTCTTAATTAAACTTGGATTTAATATGGTACGTGTACGTTTTCATGAAAATGTTGCTAGAATTGAAGTGACAGAAGATAAAATAGCAGATTTGCTAAGCCAGCGGGAACAAATACAATTAAAACTTAAATCATTAGGTTTTGATTATGTTTCTGTTGATTTAAAAGGCTATCGTACAGGAAGCATGAATGAAGTATTACCAAAAGAACAATTGGAAACTGAAGTAGGTTAAAAAAAGTAATAAGCCGTTCGTACCTTAACAGGTATGGACGGCTTTTTAATCGATTTAATTAACGGAAGCGATTTCAACGAATTTAGATATTTCTAATTTTTTTATGTTCTGATATAATGATTAGGAGTTAGTATCAGGTTCTAAATGGAGGTTATAAAATGAACAAAGAACATTTAATTGCACCAGATATGTATAATATTGTGATGGAAATAGAAAAATACGCTGACGAAGCAGATCGAAAGGCGATAGTATGGGAAGATGAACAGGGAAACAGAAAAGAAATTACATATCAAGCACTAATGCAAAATGCAAATAGAATTGGAAATGTTTTTCTTGAACAAGGGCTTAAGAAAGGCGATAAATTATTAGTTATGATGCCTCGAATAATTGAGACCTATGAAGTGTACCTTGCTGCATTAAAAATAGGAATTATTATTATCCCTTCTTCAGAAATGCTTCGCACGAAGGATTTACAATACCGGATTACACACGGGGAAGTAAGGGCTATTGTAAGTTATGCTGATTATGTCGGTCAGTTCAAGGATATAAAAGAATATCGCGAACTTATAAAATAT
This region of Oceanobacillus sp. FSL K6-2867 genomic DNA includes:
- the yhbH gene encoding sporulation protein YhbH — protein: MTEENEHNFVVSQENWSLHRKGYQDQQRHIDKVKDAIKNNLPDLISEENIIMSNGKDVIKIPIRSLDEYKIRYNYDKSKHVGQGNGDSEVGDVIARDPNADGNGQKGQGSGKKAGESPGTDYYETEVSIEEIENALFPDLELPNLKQKEPAEITTEKIEFNDVRKKGLMGNVDKKRTILTALKRNAREGEAKITPIYNEDLRFKTWNEVIKRESKAVVIAMMDTSASMGNFEKYMARSFFFWMNRFLRTKYETVEFAFIAHHTEAKVVSEEAFFSKGESGGTICSSAYKKALELIEDKFSPSRYNIYPFHFSDGENISSDNASCIKLVKEIMDVSNMFGYGEVNGYNRYSTLMNAYKNIDDPKFRYYVLKEKGDVYHAMKSFFQKGAATV
- a CDS encoding SpoVR family protein, translated to MQSKELSIAIEEITEIASGFGLDFYPMRYEICPADIIYTFGAYGMPTRFTHWSFGKQFHKMKLQYDLGLSQIYELVINSNPCYAFLLDTNTLIQNKLIIAHVLAHCDFFKNNVRFSNTRRDMVESMTATAERIADYEMQYGKDEVESFLDAILSIQEHIDPSIIRSKLPAAEDDNVEEEQSIRGPYDDLWGLDEKRADSKPKARKRIKKLPPKPEKDLLLFIEEHSRELEHWQRDILTMMREEMLYFWPQLETKIMNEGWASYWHQRILREMDLTSDETIEFSKLNAGVVQPSRTSINPYYLGIKIFEDIEERYNNPTEEMQRQGYKPNAGREKIFEVREIESDISFIRNYLTKELVEREDMYLFEKKGRDYRITQKDYEQVRDQLISIRVNGGFPYIVVENGDYLRNGELYLVHGYEGTELDIRYLEHVLPYIYQLWGRPVHMETVIEGRDTVFTYDGKEVTKRGK
- a CDS encoding 2OG-Fe(II) oxygenase, with protein sequence MTKVHEQTIFHHIGNRFQTEDREIHIVARLEEPLVVVLGNVLSDEECDVLIRLSKDNMHRSKIGYSREVNDIRTSSGMFFEGNEHSILSTIEKRVSNIMNVSVEHAEGLQILKYTPGQEYKAHFDYFSPTSKASENNRISTLVMYLNEIEQGGETYFPELNFSVFPKKGMAVYFEYFYSDGNLNKQTLHGGAPVIAGEKWIATQWMRKQRVR
- a CDS encoding GTPase, coding for MTQFNEQEFENAYNQETDRINAQLDKEILFAMIGDVNTGKSSTINQIIGDEVALVGAKPGETTGIDRYVYRDKIIFADTPGLDDINHQNSEETMKFYKNADVILFFLNAAGTVFSEGEKKSFEMISKENKNILFVLNKIDAADDIPSLIQYVKQHTKNKYNVVPISSRTGENIDKLRNEIMDILKKKHKEIQFARLVKEKSSTANKWILAASGSATAVGAAPIPGSDFIPLTGIQVGLLVKLATLYEKPLSKERAKELTIATITGNIGKTLFRQVIKFVPGAGSVAGGSIAGGMTLALGYAVKYAYENDIELDANSLKSLYDYFRKKDKVNS
- a CDS encoding ABC transporter substrate-binding protein; this encodes MSRNSILSIVFTAMLVFLAACGESAGDSEKNEVTIGYFPNLTHIATIVGLEKGYFEEEFGEDITLNTKTVTNGGLFMEAMATEAIDVGTVGPGPLLNIYVKDPSYHIISGAVNGGAVLVSDSDSGVTELADLDGKRVAIPVIGSTQDVMLRKALQEVNLSPTTSGGTVELYAAAPADTTTLFSQDSVHAAATQEPWGYVLETQSNGQKLLDWDEFAWGKESTNTVVAASENFMENEALAESYLKAHLRAVEFIQENPNESQALVIEHLKELTGQELNADEVEAAFNNLEVTTSVNKQVIQEMADISLEADYVSSNDIDGMINLTILEGLQK
- a CDS encoding ABC transporter permease, yielding MITALRRVLFIGILAVIWEVASRLSPVPDFMFPGVLQVVETLFTGITGGQITEAMLRSIGRLLFGFIIASTLGLFLGYLIWRFKIVDDTLGFLVVALQSIPSIVWLPLAIVWFGLGETAILFVVTIGATWTMTMNTTSGFKNVPTLYQRVAKTFGSSGFHLLRTVIIPASIPQIISGMRLAWAFSWRALMAGELLGAGGGLGHLLETGRSLGQMDLVISVMIIIAIIGTIIDNIVFTKLDRSVQKKWGLSS
- a CDS encoding ABC transporter ATP-binding protein; the encoded protein is MYLTLEGVEKSFRNNKNSELKVLENISFDIEKGQFVSIVGPSGCGKSTLLYLISGLEKATRGKIKVAGESVNKPGPDRVVVFQEDGLFPWATVLDNVMYGLLLKKMPKKEAEMKAREMLKLVHLSNYVDAYPHQLSGGMKHRVSIARALVMDPDILLMDEPFAALDEQTRMTLHHELLEIWRRTKVTVLFVTHNIREAVLLSQKIIVMGTRPGNIKTTFTVKTTQDGITPDSITLNLEQKILAALEEEMEKVLKEELGDDYSFKTGSVHRDSSGDMGSGI
- the larE gene encoding ATP-dependent sacrificial sulfur transferase LarE, coding for MSNSMDQKNSQLGQILTEMGRVMVAFSGGVDSSFLLKRAQQELGDNVLAVVVASELFRQEEFDGAVELAEKMGVRVLKTEMKELDNPAIVANTPDSWYQSKKMLYMKLNDLAEELGYPYVLDGMIMDDMDDFRPGLKARTEEGARSVLQEAGLYKNEIRELSKQLEVPVWNKPASCSLASRFPYGTEINRQKISQVNEAELFLIKLGFNMVRVRFHENVARIEVTEDKIADLLSQREQIQLKLKSLGFDYVSVDLKGYRTGSMNEVLPKEQLETEVG